Genomic DNA from Deinococcus humi:
CGTGGTCCTGGAATTCGTCCGGAATGCCCAGCGTCCGCACGGGCACGCTCAGGCGCATGCTGTTCAGGGCCTCAAGCACGGCGCTGCCGAAGCCGCCCACCAGCGTGTTGTCCTCCACGGTGACGATCGCGCGCGCAGTGGAAGCCACCTCGCGCAGCATGTCCAGGTCCAGCGGCTTAACGAAGCGGGCGTTGACCACCCCCACGCCGGGCAGATCGTCTGCCGCCGCCTGGGCATACTCGAGGGCCTTGCCGCCCGCCAGGATGACCACGTCCGAGCCGTCCCGGAGCCGGTCCCAGGTGCCCCACTGCAGTTCGGGCCAGGTTCCCTCGGGCACCTTGACCGTGTTGCCGCGCGGATAACGGATGGCGAAGGGGCCATCATGCTCCTGCGCATATTTCAGCATGCCGCGCAGTTCGGAGGCGTCCTTCGGCAACCCGATACGAACGTTGGGGATGCTGCGCAGGTAGCTCAGGTCAAACACGCCGTTGTGAGTCGAGCCGTCCGCGCCCACGATGCCGGCGCGGTCGATGGCGAAGGTCACGTTCAGGTTTTCAATGGCCACGTCATGCAGCACCTGATCGTAGGCGCGTTGCAGGAAGGTCGAGTAGATCGCCACGATGGGCCGCAATCCCTGCAACGCCATCCCGGCGGCGGTGGTCACGGCCACGTCCTCGGCAATGCCCACGTCCAGATAACGGTGCGGATGCGCCTTGCTGTAGCCGACCAGCCCGCTGCCCTCGCGCATAGCCGGGGTGATCACGAAGGTGCGTGGGTCGCGCTTTGCCAGCTCGGTCACAGCGTCGCCAAAGGCCGCGCTCCATGAGTACGCGCTGCTGGCCTTGAAATCCCCGGTTTCGGGATCGAATTTGCCGGGACCGTGCCAGTAGATCGGGTCCGCCTCAGCGTAACTCAGGCCCTTGCCCTTGCGGGTCACCACATGCAGGATCGTGGGGCCGTCCAGATCCACCAGCCGTTCCATCAGCCACACCAGCTCTTGGACATTGTGGCCGTCCACCGGGCCAACGTAGCGCACGCCCATGGTGGCGAAGGGATTGACGCTGGCCGGATCGAAGAAATGGCGGGTGCTGCTTTTGGCGCGGCTCATGAAATCGGCCAGGGGCTTGCTGACAGCCTGGACTGCCTTCTTCCCCGCGTCCTCGCCCTCCTGGAACCACTTCTGAACTTGCAGGCCGCGCATGAATTTGTTGATCGCGCCCACGTTCTCGGAAATGCTCATCTCGTTGTCGTTCAGGACGATCAGCATCTTGCGGCGCAGGTCACCGATGGTGTTCAGGGCGGCCAGCGCCATGCCCCCGGTCAATGACCCGTCACCGATCACGGCGGCCACCTTGTGGTCCTGGCCCAGCGCGTCGCGCGCCATCGCCATCCCCAGCGCGTTCGCCAGGCTGGTGCTGGCGTGCCCCACCGTGATCGCGTCATGCTCGGATTCACTGACCTTGGTAAAGCCGCTCAGGCCGCCCTCTTTTTTCACAGTGTGCATCTGCTCGCGCCGTCCGGTCAGCATCTTGTGGGCATACGCCTGATGGCCGACGTCGAACAGAATCCGGTCACGCGGGCTGTTCAGCACGTAATGCAACGCCACGATCAGGTCGGTCGCGCCCAGCGAGGACGCTAAGTGGAGTCCGCCCACCGAGCAGACCCGCACGATCTCATCGCGCAGTTCCTGGCTCAGCGCGGGCAACTGATCACGCGAGAGTTTCTTGAGGTCTTCCGGGCCATGAATCCGGTCCAGCAGCGGTGTGCCGCGGTACACCAGATCCGTTCGGTCGCGCTCACCTGTCTGTTTGAGTTCGGTCATCAGCGGCCTCCCTTGAAGTTGCGTCCCACGAGCAGCAGTCCCTCGGGCGTGCGGACCTCGCCCACAAACGGCGTGAACCACAGCTGTTGCGTGGCCGGGAACAGACCGCCCACCGTATCACTGACCTGACGGGTCACCACCCAGACCTCGAAGGTTCCGGCGGGCGTGTCCTGCTGCCGCTTTTCCTGAACGGTGTAGCTGTAGTTGAGCGTGCCCTGCACCTGCACCTGCCCGTCGTCCCCGCTGATGGCGATGTTGCTCTGACCCTGCCAGGTCAGCCCCACCTTCCAGGCATTTTCTGCCGGGTATTCCAGCCACGGCGGGTCCAGACGCACATTCACGCCGGGTTTTCGCAAGCCCAGCAACTTGACTCCTTCCCCCGAGAAGGTCCGGTACCACGTCTGGTCCGCGCCGCGCCCGGTCAGTTGCAGCGCCTGCACGGTCTGTCCGGCGTAGATGCTCGGGCCCAGCGCGCGCAGCACGTACGGCACGCTGGCGGTGGGTTCACCTTCAGGCAGGTAGGACCAGGTCAGTCCAGCCTGACTGGGGTAGAACGACACCGTGTTGACAGGCGTGCT
This window encodes:
- the dxs gene encoding 1-deoxy-D-xylulose-5-phosphate synthase — protein: MTELKQTGERDRTDLVYRGTPLLDRIHGPEDLKKLSRDQLPALSQELRDEIVRVCSVGGLHLASSLGATDLIVALHYVLNSPRDRILFDVGHQAYAHKMLTGRREQMHTVKKEGGLSGFTKVSESEHDAITVGHASTSLANALGMAMARDALGQDHKVAAVIGDGSLTGGMALAALNTIGDLRRKMLIVLNDNEMSISENVGAINKFMRGLQVQKWFQEGEDAGKKAVQAVSKPLADFMSRAKSSTRHFFDPASVNPFATMGVRYVGPVDGHNVQELVWLMERLVDLDGPTILHVVTRKGKGLSYAEADPIYWHGPGKFDPETGDFKASSAYSWSAAFGDAVTELAKRDPRTFVITPAMREGSGLVGYSKAHPHRYLDVGIAEDVAVTTAAGMALQGLRPIVAIYSTFLQRAYDQVLHDVAIENLNVTFAIDRAGIVGADGSTHNGVFDLSYLRSIPNVRIGLPKDASELRGMLKYAQEHDGPFAIRYPRGNTVKVPEGTWPELQWGTWDRLRDGSDVVILAGGKALEYAQAAADDLPGVGVVNARFVKPLDLDMLREVASTARAIVTVEDNTLVGGFGSAVLEALNSMRLSVPVRTLGIPDEFQDHATAESVHARAGIDAQAIRTVLAELGVDVPLGV